In the Purpureocillium takamizusanense chromosome 5, complete sequence genome, one interval contains:
- a CDS encoding Protein S-acyltransferase (COG:S~EggNog:ENOG503P3R1) has product MPSGLQVDGRYYCKPCKCAFAEWDTYFEHVKVMRAKRDPRHICCIHCGQRFKTERAQGKHVLECHPQPQQLKCAGCGDGPFASASALLRHIEGKKCPRVTSAMLNQKAEERTKFTRDLEAMTHRRVRGNFADYINPGKPGYYKGDIWETNDNGSAPAALDARGVWEVEQIARDGTLLVDHQMQPFSGLTELDEIARQSAKRVESSAGSNVKDVTPSDLWEDTTNSVAGGHAKNNASGSLKDTASNLADFLRRRDVASEGSNTGSALRAKDNVMAWTVDDAATSQAGTEAPTLLGGSGVKDWLFESKKPDSAKGQSTETLPSRRIATWIDSVAIKRGANAATSTPTSMKEENWLVKQDVSSDLPGYLRAASNQSDSTSELISLAGTSTPRLPGSLGVADWSLAASDKAASTSGALIDLPSHETAKTDETKGVWSLDPNVVSTRWPTAEEMASIPEQDLNPTYDSKHPLHPDNPAFKIERCRNLYNGYTCPMPFCYKVFNGANGGRALIGHLRGSSHGSEKITCPRCHKLFKTRASALAHAEAINSRCSTRHSKDYDAYVDQLTSGLVNVNLDRNMDGTKIYITPESAWDEYGGPKGVVQASKQPAHQKVEFW; this is encoded by the exons ATGCCGTCGGGTCTGCAAGTCGACGGCCGCTACTACTGCAAGCCTTGCAAATGTGCCTTTGCAGAATGGGACACGTACTTTGAGCATGTCAAGGTCATGCGCGCCAAAAGAGATCCCCGGCACATCTGTTGCATCCACTGCGGCCAGAGGTTCAAGACCGAGAGAGCCCAGGGCAAGCACGTCCTGGAA TGCCATCCTCAGCCGCAGCAGTTGAAGTGTGCTGGCTGCGGTGACGGTCCGTTTGCCTCTGCCTCGGCGCTTCTCCGCCATATCGAAGGCAAGAAATGCCCTCGCGTCACCTCGGCCATGCTCAACCAAAAGGCCGAGGAAAGGACAAAGTTCAcgcgcgacctcgaggctATGACCCATCGACGCGTCCGCGGCAACTTTGCAGACTACATCAACCCCGGCAAGCCCGGCTACTACAAGGGAGACATTTGGGAGACTAACGACAATGGatctgcgccggcggccctggATGCTAGAGGCGTCTGGGAGGTCGAGCAGATTGCGCGTGACGGGACTCTTCTCGTCGACCATCAAATGCAACCTTTCTCAGGACTCACAGAGCTCGATGAAATTGCTCGCCAAAGTGCCAAGCGAGTCGAGTCGTCTGCTGGGAGCAACGTTAAGGACGTCACCCCCTCTGACCTGTGGGAAGACACCACCAACAGCGTTGCCGGGGGCCATGCTAAGAATAACGCCTCCGGCTCTTTGAAAGACACTGCAAGCAACCTCGCTGACttccttcgccgccgagacgtTGCTTCGGAGGGCAGCAATACTGGCTCTGCTCTCCGCGCCAAGGACAACGTCATGGCCTGGAccgttgatgatgccgcaACCTCTCAGGCTGGCACCGAGGCACCCACGCTGCTGGGTGGCTCTGGAGTCAAGGACTGGCTTTTCGAATCAAAGAAGCCAGACTCGGCCAAGGGGCAGTCTACAGAGACGCTGCCTTCCAGAAGAATCGCTACATGGATTGACAGCGTTGCCATTAAGCGTGGAGCCAATGCGGCCACTTCTACCCCTACTTCGATGAAAGAGGAGAATTGGCTTGTCAAGCAGGACGTGTCCAGCGATCTGCCCGGCTACTTGAGAGCGGCTTCCAATCAATCGGATAGTACCTCCGAACTTATTTCCTTGGCCGGCACGAGCACTCCCAGGCTCCCCGGAAGTCTTGGGGTCGCAGACTGGTCtctggccgccagcgacaaggccgccagCACTTCTGGTGCTCTGATTGATCTTCCAAGCCATGAGACTGCGAAAACCGACGAAACAAAGGGTGTTTGGTCTCTTGATCCAAACGTCGTGTCGACACGCTGGCCGACTGCGGAGGAAATGGCCTCCATCCCTGAACAGGACCTTAATCCCACGTATGACTCGAAGCATCCCCTTCACCCGGACAACCCGGCTTTCAAAATCGAAAGGTGTCGGAACCTTTATAACGGCTACACCTGCCCCATGCCCTTTTGCTA TAAAGTGTTCAATGGCGCCAATGGAGGCAGGGCACTCATCGGGCATCTCCGTGGCTCCAGCCATGGAAGCGAAAAGATCACCTGCCCCAGGTGCCACAAGCTTTTCAAgaccagggcgtcggcccTGGCCCATGCCGAAGCAATCAACAGTCGCTGCAGCACTCGCCACAGCAAGGACTACGACGCGTACGTGGATCAGCTCACGTCTGGCTTGGTCAACGTCAACCTCGATAGAAACATGGACGGAACCAAGATTTACATCACGCCTGAGTCTGCTTGGGATGAATACGGCGGGCCTAAGGGTGTGGTCCAGGCGTCGAAGCAGCCTGCGCACCAGAAGGTGGAGTTTTGGTGA
- the TFC1 gene encoding tau 95 subunit of transcription factor TFIIIC, variant 2 (EggNog:ENOG503NXDR~COG:K), whose amino-acid sequence MSPRSSDGSSQTTWTRTKSKPLVPSSTRTASEAWPTFTGTCPSLLLRADIRSRFCPVMVRLDLLNLHLEPQLTPFTVQNLKNFTFDPGMDLGPNVDILPPPIFTHMSLPFNYYYSQNPYVRTTEDGNTINTTAVKQIGYFISADDPAPTGPQQPPDVTDSRTMEIIAQLEEAFQYRPVWTRRSLLNHMAGKLRNWNELKKYLNYTAYQFKGGPWRDGVVPYGIDPRTDPKYRIYQTLMFKLSKKKLPSQDQTWQSLRRSQGSFNKDYAVDQAQSHTFDGESYHTDGKVWQVCDISDPLLKELLDNAEVRPTWDINSGWYHGGLWAKVKAIMKTKLVAIRFGRQLTRSDFAPTLECGDRTPTKSSSTTFHLPLPNLQLTNDELILLRGREPPKKKSTGYNARLRGPGRTPSVAAEQTPASGLPDDDEEPAEGGVLSGNEDDDEEESGSDGDNDEDEEENLYPAQEAYGSHDEHDEFSDAPGEDEEDGFPVFG is encoded by the coding sequence ATGAGCCCAAGAAGCTCAGACGGCAGCTCGCAGACAACGTGGACACGTACCAAGTCGAAGCCGTTGGTACCATCAAGCACACGCACCGCTTCCGAGGCCTGGCCGACTTTTACTGGGACATGTCCAAGTCTTCTTTTGCGCGCCGATATACGGAGCAGGTTCTGCCCGGTGATGGTCAGACTCGATCTCTTGAACCTACACCTCGAACCTCAGCTGACACCTTTCACAGTGCAAAACTTGAAGAACTTCACTTTTGACCCAGGGATGGATCTCGGGCCAAATGTCGACATTCTTCCGCCGCCCATCTTTACGCACATGAGTCTTCCTTTCAACTACTACTATTCACAGAATCCATACGTCCGCACAACTGAGGACGGCAACACAATCAACACGACGGCCGTCAAGCAGATCGGATACTTTATTAGCGCCGACGATCCTGCCCCTACCGgaccgcagcagcccccaGATGTGACTGATTCGCGAACCATGGAGATCATtgcccagctcgaggaggcgttCCAGTATCGCCCAGTCTGGACCCGTCGTTCCTTGCTAAACCACATGGCTGGCAAGCTGAGGAATTGGAACGAGCTGAAAAAATATCTCAATTACACGGCATACCAATTCAAGGGCGGTCCGTGGAGGGATGGGGTCGTTCCATATGGAATCGACCCTAGAACAGACCCCAAGTACCGAATATACCAGACGCTCATGTTCAAGCTGTCCAAGAAGAAGCTACCGAGCCAGGACCAGACGTGGCAGTCGCTTCGACGGTCCCAAGGAAGTTTCAACAAAGACTACGCGGTGGACCAGGCACAGAGCCACACATTTGACGGCGAGTCATACCACACAGACGGTAAAGTCTGGCAGGTCTGCGACATTAGCGACCCCCTGCTGAAGGAGCTCCTGGACAATGCAGAAGTGCGACCGACCTGGGACATCAACAGCGGGTGGTATCATGGCGGTCTGTGGGCCAAGGTTAAGGCCATCATGAAGACAAAGCTTGTTGCTATCCGCTTCGGGAGACAGCTGACCCGATCAGACTTTGCTCCAACTCTCGAGTGTGGGGATCGGACGCCTACAAagtcatcgtcgacgacattcCATCTGCCACTGCCCAACCTGCAGTTGACCAACGACGAGTTGATACTCCTGCGCGGCCGAGAGCCacccaagaagaagagcacGGGATACAACGCTCGCTTGCGAGGTCCGGGCAGGACCCCCAGTGTGGCGGCGGAACAGACACCTGCGAGTGGactgcccgacgacgacgaagagccAGCCGAAGGGGGGGTGCTGTCCGGGaacgaagacgatgacgaggaggaatCGGGCAGCGACGGAGAcaacgacgaagacgaggaggagaatcTATACCCAGCGCAAGAGGCGTACGGATCTCATGACGAACACGACGAGTTCTCTGATGCCCCaggagaggacgaggaagatggaTTCCCCGTTTTTGGCTGA
- a CDS encoding uncharacterized protein (COG:S~EggNog:ENOG503P0FH) — translation MQTLAIGFNLYMVSQNCKGSPSKNPLAEKASDSAATSKDKLGGFKGLICANGIVLDQVPSGFRV, via the coding sequence ATGCAGACACTTGCCATCGGATTCAACCTCTACATGGTCAGCCAAAATTGCAAAGGCAGCCCGTCCAAGAACCCATTGGCCGAGAAGGcctccgactcggcggcgacttcgAAGGACAAATTGGGCGGCTTTAAAGGCCTCATCTGTGCGAACGGGATAGTGCTCGACCAGGTACCGTCAGGATTCAGGGTCTAG
- the TFC1 gene encoding tau 95 subunit of transcription factor TFIIIC (EggNog:ENOG503NXDR~COG:K~BUSCO:EOG09263GSR), with the protein MASSPSETDDDALRDRFDGHTAGDDDQYDASQDGAPRYPIPSRRLAAVEVPAVVENIDRAIKAFGRLPSLAHTLDSTRTSIPLYLNPDSPFCPPVMSHNARSHNVVLKITVPKRTGRKRKRGTNDPWQGDVELADADAAGPPNGTQGVGSIARLDEPKKLRRQLADNVDTYQVEAVGTIKHTHRFRGLADFYWDMSKSSFARRYTEQVLPGDVQNLKNFTFDPGMDLGPNVDILPPPIFTHMSLPFNYYYSQNPYVRTTEDGNTINTTAVKQIGYFISADDPAPTGPQQPPDVTDSRTMEIIAQLEEAFQYRPVWTRRSLLNHMAGKLRNWNELKKYLNYTAYQFKGGPWRDGVVPYGIDPRTDPKYRIYQTLMFKLSKKKLPSQDQTWQSLRRSQGSFNKDYAVDQAQSHTFDGESYHTDGKVWQVCDISDPLLKELLDNAEVRPTWDINSGWYHGGLWAKVKAIMKTKLVAIRFGRQLTRSDFAPTLECGDRTPTKSSSTTFHLPLPNLQLTNDELILLRGREPPKKKSTGYNARLRGPGRTPSVAAEQTPASGLPDDDEEPAEGGVLSGNEDDDEEESGSDGDNDEDEEENLYPAQEAYGSHDEHDEFSDAPGEDEEDGFPVFG; encoded by the exons atggcttcttctccttcggagaccgacgacgatgccctgAGAGACAGATTCGACGGCCACaccgccggcgatgacgaccagTATGATGCGTCTCAGGACGGGGCTCCCAGGTATCCGATTCCCTCGCGCAggcttgctgctgtcgaGGTTCCCGCCGTTGTGGAAAACATTGATCGCGCCATCAAAGCCTTTGGCCGACTCCCTTCACTGGCCCAC ACGCTGGATTCCACGAGAACATCAATACCACTGTACCTGAACCCGGACAGTCCGTTTTGTCCGCCAGTCATGTCTCATAACGCCCGTTCACACAATGTTGTGCTCAAGATCACCGTCCCCAAGCGTACTGGGCGCAAGCGAAAGCGCGGCACCAATGACCCGTGGCAGGGTGACgttgagctcgccgacgccgatgctgccgggcCGCCCAACGGAACCCAAGGTGTCGGCTCCATCGCCCGCCTAGATGAGCCCAAGAAGCTCAGACGGCAGCTCGCAGACAACGTGGACACGTACCAAGTCGAAGCCGTTGGTACCATCAAGCACACGCACCGCTTCCGAGGCCTGGCCGACTTTTACTGGGACATGTCCAAGTCTTCTTTTGCGCGCCGATATACGGAGCAGGTTCTGCCCGGTGATG TGCAAAACTTGAAGAACTTCACTTTTGACCCAGGGATGGATCTCGGGCCAAATGTCGACATTCTTCCGCCGCCCATCTTTACGCACATGAGTCTTCCTTTCAACTACTACTATTCACAGAATCCATACGTCCGCACAACTGAGGACGGCAACACAATCAACACGACGGCCGTCAAGCAGATCGGATACTTTATTAGCGCCGACGATCCTGCCCCTACCGgaccgcagcagcccccaGATGTGACTGATTCGCGAACCATGGAGATCATtgcccagctcgaggaggcgttCCAGTATCGCCCAGTCTGGACCCGTCGTTCCTTGCTAAACCACATGGCTGGCAAGCTGAGGAATTGGAACGAGCTGAAAAAATATCTCAATTACACGGCATACCAATTCAAGGGCGGTCCGTGGAGGGATGGGGTCGTTCCATATGGAATCGACCCTAGAACAGACCCCAAGTACCGAATATACCAGACGCTCATGTTCAAGCTGTCCAAGAAGAAGCTACCGAGCCAGGACCAGACGTGGCAGTCGCTTCGACGGTCCCAAGGAAGTTTCAACAAAGACTACGCGGTGGACCAGGCACAGAGCCACACATTTGACGGCGAGTCATACCACACAGACGGTAAAGTCTGGCAGGTCTGCGACATTAGCGACCCCCTGCTGAAGGAGCTCCTGGACAATGCAGAAGTGCGACCGACCTGGGACATCAACAGCGGGTGGTATCATGGCGGTCTGTGGGCCAAGGTTAAGGCCATCATGAAGACAAAGCTTGTTGCTATCCGCTTCGGGAGACAGCTGACCCGATCAGACTTTGCTCCAACTCTCGAGTGTGGGGATCGGACGCCTACAAagtcatcgtcgacgacattcCATCTGCCACTGCCCAACCTGCAGTTGACCAACGACGAGTTGATACTCCTGCGCGGCCGAGAGCCacccaagaagaagagcacGGGATACAACGCTCGCTTGCGAGGTCCGGGCAGGACCCCCAGTGTGGCGGCGGAACAGACACCTGCGAGTGGactgcccgacgacgacgaagagccAGCCGAAGGGGGGGTGCTGTCCGGGaacgaagacgatgacgaggaggaatCGGGCAGCGACGGAGAcaacgacgaagacgaggaggagaatcTATACCCAGCGCAAGAGGCGTACGGATCTCATGACGAACACGACGAGTTCTCTGATGCCCCaggagaggacgaggaagatggaTTCCCCGTTTTTGGCTGA